One region of Oncorhynchus keta strain PuntledgeMale-10-30-2019 chromosome 24, Oket_V2, whole genome shotgun sequence genomic DNA includes:
- the rbp4 gene encoding retinol-binding protein 4 produces MLRICVALCALATCWAQDCQVSNIQVMQNFDRSRYTGRWYAVAKKDPVGLFLLDNVVAQFSVDESGKMTATAHGRVIILNNWEMCANMFGTFEDTPDPAKFKMRYWGAASYLQSGNDDHWVIDTDYDNYAIHYSCREVDLDGTCLDGYSFIFSRHPTGLRPEDQKIVTNKKKEICFLGKYRRVGHTGFCESS; encoded by the exons ATGCTGAGGATCTGTGTGGCCCTCTGTGCCCTGGCAACATGCTGGGCACAGGACTGTCAAGTTTCAAACATTCAGGTCATGCAGAACTTCGATAGGAGCAGG TATACTGGTAGGTGGTATGCTGTGGCCAAGAAAGATCCTGTTGGTCTGTTCCTCTTGGACAATGTCGTCGCTCAGTTCTCAGTTGATGAAAGTGGCAAAATGACTGCAACTGCCCACGGCAGAGTTATCATCCTGAA CAACTGGGAAATGTGTGCCAACATGTTCGGCACCTTCGAGGACACTCCAGACCCTGCCAAGTTCAAGATGAGATATTGGGGCGCTGCTTCATACCTCCAGTCTGGAA ATGACGACCACTGGGTCATTGACACCGACTACGACAACTACGCCATCCACTACTCCTGCAGAGAGGTTGACCTGGACGGCACCTGCCTGGACGGATACTCCTTCATCTTCTCCCGTCACCCCACTGGCCTGAGGCCTGAGGACCAGAAGATTGTCACAAACAAGAAAAAGGAGATCTGCTTCCTCGGCAAATACAGACGCGTTGGACACACTG GTTTCTGTGAAAGCAGTTGA
- the LOC118357503 gene encoding centrosomal protein of 55 kDa-like isoform X3: MASKGTKETIVNKLGFKSSGSKQAEAEMDRLRKENAHLKQKMDELSKRTTRPPDSDKSKLLERILSLETLRERNTQQLLAKDKELETLRQHLHSNGGEVVASLQAQLDQGRREAEYREKLFQSLSEETGNLKNKLVGVSARCQALEKQGPDLQNGQGLTGEVAVVEDHLRDALEKNQQWLVYDQQREAYVKGVLARTLEMEQQLNQANKALQQHKGSLDAPETSSSQLQEHYDKLLLQAKQDVEAQKEAVARAQGELGELQRRYEERCMELVEVREQLRSERLSSRHTVGEERKCSADRADRMRSELDSMDSRLEEERKRSAELLLQIQLSAKDFENEKLDRQSLQHQLHKVLKELRKARDQIARLESSNQKQQSESRFSEPSSYKPEFERLSIEDPTSTSKNLLDESFLECPKCRAPYATSQHRELLAHLDYCFT; this comes from the exons ATGGCATCAAAAGGCACCAAGGAGACCATTGTCAACAAGTTAGGCTTTAAATCCAGTGGCTCAAAACAGGCAGAAGCAGAAATGGACAGACTCAGGAAGGAGAATGCTCATCTGAAGCAGAAGATGGATGAACTATCAAAACGAACAACGAGGCCACCAGACTCCGACAAAAGCAAATTGCTGGAG AGGATTCTGTCTCTGGAGACATTGAGGGAGAGGAACACTCAGCAGCTGCTGGCTAAGGACAAGGAGCTGGAGACTCTGAGACAACATCTGCATTCCAATGGGGGAGAGGTGGTGGCCTCGCTCCAGGCTCAGCTGgaccaggggaggagagaggccgAGTACAGAGAGAAACTGTTCCAGTCCCTCTCGGAGGAGACAGGGAATCTGAAGAACAAATTGGTGGGAGTGTCGGCAAGGTGTCAGGCACTGGAGAAACAGGGTCCTGATTTACAG AATGGCCAGGGACTCACCGGTGAGGTTGCAGTAGTTGAGGATCACTTGAGAGAT GCTTTGGAGAAGAATCAACAGTGGCTGGTTTATGATCAGCAGCGAGAGGCCTATGTCAAGGGAGTCCTGGCCAGGACCCTTGAGATGGAGCAGCAACTAAATCAAGCCAACAAAGCACTCCAACAACACAAAGGCAGTTTGGACG CACCAGAGACGTCTTCGTCCCAGCTGCAGGAGCACTACGACAAGCTGCTGCTGCAGGCCAAGCAGGACGTGGAGGCCCAGAAGGAGGCAGTGGCGCGGGCCCAGGGGGAGCTGGGCGAGCTCCAGAGGCGGTACGAGGAGCGGTGCATGGAGTTGGTCGAGGTCCGGGAGCAGCTCCGGTCCGAGCGCCTCAGCAGCAGACACACAGTCGGCGAGGAGAGGAAGTGCTCGGCTGACCGCGCCGACAGAATGCGGTCCGAGCTGGACAGCATGGACTccaggctggaggaggagaggaagaggtctGCTGAGCTGCTGCTGCAG ATCCAGCTATCTGCCAAAGACTTTGAGAACGAGAAGCTTGATCGACAGAGTTTACAGCATCAGCTGCACAAGGTCCTGAAAGAGCTTCGCAAGGCTCGGGACCAAATCGCAAGACTAGAATCTAGCAATCAA AAACAGCAGAGCGAGTCTCGTTTCTCTGAGCCAAGTTCTTACAAGCCTGAGTTTGAGAGGCTGTCCATTGAGGATCCCACCTCAACCTCCAAAAACCTCCTGGATGAGAGTTTCCTGGAGTGTCCAAAGTGCAGAGCTCCATACGCCACCAGTCAGCACAGAGAACTGCTGGCCCACCTCGACTACTGTTTCACTTGA
- the LOC118357503 gene encoding centrosomal protein of 55 kDa-like isoform X2: protein MASKGTKETIVNKLGFKSSGSKQAEAEMDRLRKENAHLKQKMDELSKRTTRPPDSDKSKLLERILSLETLRERNTQQLLAKDKELETLRQHLHSNGGEVVASLQAQLDQGRREAEYREKLFQSLSEETGNLKNKLVGVSARCQALEKQGPDLQNGQGLTGEVAVVEDHLRDALEKNQQWLVYDQQREAYVKGVLARTLEMEQQLNQANKALQQHKGSLDETSSSQLQEHYDKLLLQAKQDVEAQKEAVARAQGELGELQRRYEERCMELVEVREQLRSERLSSRHTVGEERKCSADRADRMRSELDSMDSRLEEERKRSAELLLQVNLLQKTLLNQNEERRRVAILEQHIQLSAKDFENEKLDRQSLQHQLHKVLKELRKARDQIARLESSNQKQQSESRFSEPSSYKPEFERLSIEDPTSTSKNLLDESFLECPKCRAPYATSQHRELLAHLDYCFT, encoded by the exons ATGGCATCAAAAGGCACCAAGGAGACCATTGTCAACAAGTTAGGCTTTAAATCCAGTGGCTCAAAACAGGCAGAAGCAGAAATGGACAGACTCAGGAAGGAGAATGCTCATCTGAAGCAGAAGATGGATGAACTATCAAAACGAACAACGAGGCCACCAGACTCCGACAAAAGCAAATTGCTGGAG AGGATTCTGTCTCTGGAGACATTGAGGGAGAGGAACACTCAGCAGCTGCTGGCTAAGGACAAGGAGCTGGAGACTCTGAGACAACATCTGCATTCCAATGGGGGAGAGGTGGTGGCCTCGCTCCAGGCTCAGCTGgaccaggggaggagagaggccgAGTACAGAGAGAAACTGTTCCAGTCCCTCTCGGAGGAGACAGGGAATCTGAAGAACAAATTGGTGGGAGTGTCGGCAAGGTGTCAGGCACTGGAGAAACAGGGTCCTGATTTACAG AATGGCCAGGGACTCACCGGTGAGGTTGCAGTAGTTGAGGATCACTTGAGAGAT GCTTTGGAGAAGAATCAACAGTGGCTGGTTTATGATCAGCAGCGAGAGGCCTATGTCAAGGGAGTCCTGGCCAGGACCCTTGAGATGGAGCAGCAACTAAATCAAGCCAACAAAGCACTCCAACAACACAAAGGCAGTTTGGACG AGACGTCTTCGTCCCAGCTGCAGGAGCACTACGACAAGCTGCTGCTGCAGGCCAAGCAGGACGTGGAGGCCCAGAAGGAGGCAGTGGCGCGGGCCCAGGGGGAGCTGGGCGAGCTCCAGAGGCGGTACGAGGAGCGGTGCATGGAGTTGGTCGAGGTCCGGGAGCAGCTCCGGTCCGAGCGCCTCAGCAGCAGACACACAGTCGGCGAGGAGAGGAAGTGCTCGGCTGACCGCGCCGACAGAATGCGGTCCGAGCTGGACAGCATGGACTccaggctggaggaggagaggaagaggtctGCTGAGCTGCTGCTGCAG GTGAATCTACTCCAGAAAACTCTGTTAAACCAAAACGAGGAGCGGAGGAGAGTTGCTATACTGGAGCAACAT ATCCAGCTATCTGCCAAAGACTTTGAGAACGAGAAGCTTGATCGACAGAGTTTACAGCATCAGCTGCACAAGGTCCTGAAAGAGCTTCGCAAGGCTCGGGACCAAATCGCAAGACTAGAATCTAGCAATCAA AAACAGCAGAGCGAGTCTCGTTTCTCTGAGCCAAGTTCTTACAAGCCTGAGTTTGAGAGGCTGTCCATTGAGGATCCCACCTCAACCTCCAAAAACCTCCTGGATGAGAGTTTCCTGGAGTGTCCAAAGTGCAGAGCTCCATACGCCACCAGTCAGCACAGAGAACTGCTGGCCCACCTCGACTACTGTTTCACTTGA
- the LOC118357503 gene encoding centrosomal protein of 55 kDa-like isoform X1: protein MASKGTKETIVNKLGFKSSGSKQAEAEMDRLRKENAHLKQKMDELSKRTTRPPDSDKSKLLERILSLETLRERNTQQLLAKDKELETLRQHLHSNGGEVVASLQAQLDQGRREAEYREKLFQSLSEETGNLKNKLVGVSARCQALEKQGPDLQNGQGLTGEVAVVEDHLRDALEKNQQWLVYDQQREAYVKGVLARTLEMEQQLNQANKALQQHKGSLDAPETSSSQLQEHYDKLLLQAKQDVEAQKEAVARAQGELGELQRRYEERCMELVEVREQLRSERLSSRHTVGEERKCSADRADRMRSELDSMDSRLEEERKRSAELLLQVNLLQKTLLNQNEERRRVAILEQHIQLSAKDFENEKLDRQSLQHQLHKVLKELRKARDQIARLESSNQKQQSESRFSEPSSYKPEFERLSIEDPTSTSKNLLDESFLECPKCRAPYATSQHRELLAHLDYCFT, encoded by the exons ATGGCATCAAAAGGCACCAAGGAGACCATTGTCAACAAGTTAGGCTTTAAATCCAGTGGCTCAAAACAGGCAGAAGCAGAAATGGACAGACTCAGGAAGGAGAATGCTCATCTGAAGCAGAAGATGGATGAACTATCAAAACGAACAACGAGGCCACCAGACTCCGACAAAAGCAAATTGCTGGAG AGGATTCTGTCTCTGGAGACATTGAGGGAGAGGAACACTCAGCAGCTGCTGGCTAAGGACAAGGAGCTGGAGACTCTGAGACAACATCTGCATTCCAATGGGGGAGAGGTGGTGGCCTCGCTCCAGGCTCAGCTGgaccaggggaggagagaggccgAGTACAGAGAGAAACTGTTCCAGTCCCTCTCGGAGGAGACAGGGAATCTGAAGAACAAATTGGTGGGAGTGTCGGCAAGGTGTCAGGCACTGGAGAAACAGGGTCCTGATTTACAG AATGGCCAGGGACTCACCGGTGAGGTTGCAGTAGTTGAGGATCACTTGAGAGAT GCTTTGGAGAAGAATCAACAGTGGCTGGTTTATGATCAGCAGCGAGAGGCCTATGTCAAGGGAGTCCTGGCCAGGACCCTTGAGATGGAGCAGCAACTAAATCAAGCCAACAAAGCACTCCAACAACACAAAGGCAGTTTGGACG CACCAGAGACGTCTTCGTCCCAGCTGCAGGAGCACTACGACAAGCTGCTGCTGCAGGCCAAGCAGGACGTGGAGGCCCAGAAGGAGGCAGTGGCGCGGGCCCAGGGGGAGCTGGGCGAGCTCCAGAGGCGGTACGAGGAGCGGTGCATGGAGTTGGTCGAGGTCCGGGAGCAGCTCCGGTCCGAGCGCCTCAGCAGCAGACACACAGTCGGCGAGGAGAGGAAGTGCTCGGCTGACCGCGCCGACAGAATGCGGTCCGAGCTGGACAGCATGGACTccaggctggaggaggagaggaagaggtctGCTGAGCTGCTGCTGCAG GTGAATCTACTCCAGAAAACTCTGTTAAACCAAAACGAGGAGCGGAGGAGAGTTGCTATACTGGAGCAACAT ATCCAGCTATCTGCCAAAGACTTTGAGAACGAGAAGCTTGATCGACAGAGTTTACAGCATCAGCTGCACAAGGTCCTGAAAGAGCTTCGCAAGGCTCGGGACCAAATCGCAAGACTAGAATCTAGCAATCAA AAACAGCAGAGCGAGTCTCGTTTCTCTGAGCCAAGTTCTTACAAGCCTGAGTTTGAGAGGCTGTCCATTGAGGATCCCACCTCAACCTCCAAAAACCTCCTGGATGAGAGTTTCCTGGAGTGTCCAAAGTGCAGAGCTCCATACGCCACCAGTCAGCACAGAGAACTGCTGGCCCACCTCGACTACTGTTTCACTTGA